One Georgenia wutianyii DNA segment encodes these proteins:
- a CDS encoding MBL fold metallo-hydrolase — MRLTIVGCAGSMSSPDSASSCYLVQADGPDGAGGTRTWSILLDLGSGAFGSLLRHLDPAELDAVVLSHLHADHVVDITGLDVYRRYNPAGALGPVLVLGPPGTDARVAGLTMEEDLSALDSAFTFAEHVPGQVVEVGPLRVEAFPVEHPVPAFALRVTGPSQDGTRDVVLTYSGDTDACDALVEAARDADLFLCESAFQEDRDTVRGIHLTGLRAGTIATAAGARCVVLTHLPPWNDPAVVHAEATATYAGPLELATPNATWSL; from the coding sequence GTGAGGCTGACGATCGTGGGCTGCGCCGGCTCGATGTCCAGCCCGGACTCCGCCTCCTCGTGCTACCTGGTGCAGGCCGACGGCCCCGACGGCGCCGGTGGCACCCGCACGTGGAGCATCCTCCTCGACCTCGGGTCCGGCGCCTTCGGCTCGCTCCTGCGCCACCTCGACCCCGCCGAGCTCGATGCCGTCGTGCTCAGCCACCTGCACGCCGACCACGTCGTGGACATCACCGGCCTGGACGTCTACCGGCGCTACAACCCGGCCGGGGCCCTCGGCCCGGTGCTGGTGCTCGGCCCGCCCGGCACCGACGCCCGCGTCGCCGGCCTGACGATGGAGGAGGACCTCTCCGCCCTCGACTCCGCCTTCACCTTCGCCGAGCACGTGCCCGGCCAGGTCGTGGAGGTCGGGCCGCTGCGGGTCGAGGCCTTCCCGGTCGAGCACCCGGTGCCCGCGTTCGCGCTGCGGGTCACCGGGCCGTCGCAGGACGGCACCCGCGACGTCGTGCTCACCTACTCCGGCGACACGGACGCCTGCGACGCGCTCGTGGAGGCTGCGCGCGACGCGGACCTGTTCCTCTGCGAGTCCGCCTTCCAGGAGGACCGGGACACCGTGCGAGGCATCCACCTCACCGGCCTGCGGGCGGGCACGATCGCCACCGCCGCCGGTGCCCGATGTGTCGTGCTCACCCACCTGCCGCCGTGGAACGACCCCGCGGTCGTGCACGCCGAGGCCACCGCCACCTACGCCGGCCCCCTCGAGCTCGCCACCCCGAACGCCACCTGGTCCCTCTGA
- the murI gene encoding glutamate racemase, translated as MNDAPIGVFDSGVGGLTVARAILDQLPHESILYIGDTAHTPYGPKPIAEVRALAIDVMDRLVHSGVKALVIACNSASAAVLRDARERYTVGAGVPVVEVIQPAVRRAVAATRSGKVGVIGTRATISSGAYRDAFAAAPHLELTMSAAPRFVEFVERGVTSGPEVLAAAREYLEPVRAAGVDTLVLGCTHYPLLTGVISYVMGEEVTLVSSAEETAKDTYRMLVAHDLERDIAAPPPQHRFLATGDGESFTRLAHRFLGPEVGRVDRDTELEVTA; from the coding sequence GTGAACGACGCGCCGATCGGTGTCTTCGACTCAGGGGTGGGGGGCCTGACCGTTGCGCGCGCCATCCTGGACCAGCTGCCCCACGAGTCGATCCTCTACATCGGGGACACCGCACACACGCCCTACGGGCCCAAGCCCATCGCCGAGGTCCGCGCGCTGGCCATCGACGTCATGGACCGGCTCGTCCACTCCGGGGTCAAGGCCCTGGTCATCGCCTGCAACTCCGCCTCCGCCGCCGTCCTGCGCGACGCCCGTGAGCGCTACACCGTCGGGGCCGGGGTGCCGGTCGTCGAGGTGATCCAGCCGGCCGTGCGCCGCGCGGTGGCTGCCACCCGCTCCGGGAAGGTCGGCGTCATCGGCACCCGGGCGACGATCAGCTCCGGCGCCTACCGCGACGCCTTCGCCGCCGCGCCCCACCTCGAGCTCACCATGTCCGCAGCCCCCCGCTTCGTCGAGTTCGTCGAGCGGGGCGTCACCTCCGGCCCCGAGGTGCTCGCCGCCGCCCGGGAGTACCTCGAGCCCGTCCGCGCCGCAGGCGTGGACACCCTGGTTCTCGGCTGCACCCACTACCCGCTGCTCACCGGCGTCATCTCCTACGTCATGGGCGAGGAGGTCACTCTCGTGTCGAGCGCGGAGGAGACGGCCAAGGACACCTACCGGATGCTGGTCGCGCACGACCTCGAGCGTGACATCGCGGCCCCGCCGCCGCAGCACCGCTTCCTCGCCACCGGCGACGGCGAGAGCTTCACCCGGCTCGCCCACCGCTTCCTCGGCCCGGAGGTCGGCCGGGTTGACCGCGACACCGAGCTGGAGGTCACCGCGTGA
- the nagB gene encoding glucosamine-6-phosphate deaminase: MEVVITSGAQESAQFAADAIEQLLSRKPDAVLGLATGSTPLPTYDELVRRQQAGRISFARARGFTLDEYIGLPADHPQRYRNVIEQELVGRVDFAPGAVTGPDGLAEDLPAAAAAYERAIAEAGGVDLQILGIGTNGHIAFNEPASSLASRTRVQPLAPQTRSDNARFFDGDVEAVPRLCFTQGLGTIMEARHLVLIATGEGKAAAVRQLVEGPVSAMWPATIMQHHPHATVLLDEAAASQLEHVDYYRETYAAKPAWQGL; the protein is encoded by the coding sequence GTGGAGGTCGTCATCACGTCCGGTGCGCAGGAGAGCGCACAGTTCGCCGCGGACGCAATCGAGCAGCTGCTCAGCCGCAAGCCGGACGCCGTCCTCGGCCTGGCCACCGGCTCGACCCCGCTGCCCACCTACGACGAGCTCGTCCGCCGGCAGCAGGCGGGCCGGATCAGCTTCGCCCGCGCGCGCGGGTTCACCCTGGACGAGTACATCGGGCTGCCCGCCGACCACCCGCAGCGCTACCGCAACGTCATCGAGCAGGAGCTCGTCGGCCGGGTCGACTTCGCCCCCGGCGCGGTCACCGGTCCGGACGGTCTCGCCGAGGACCTGCCCGCGGCCGCCGCGGCCTACGAGCGCGCGATCGCCGAGGCCGGCGGGGTGGACCTGCAGATCCTCGGGATCGGTACCAACGGCCACATCGCCTTCAACGAGCCCGCCTCCTCCCTCGCCTCCCGCACCCGGGTGCAGCCGCTCGCGCCGCAGACCCGCAGCGACAACGCCCGCTTCTTCGACGGCGACGTCGAGGCCGTCCCGCGGCTGTGCTTCACCCAGGGGCTGGGCACGATCATGGAGGCCCGCCACCTCGTCCTCATCGCGACCGGTGAGGGCAAGGCCGCCGCGGTGCGCCAGCTCGTCGAGGGCCCGGTGAGCGCCATGTGGCCGGCGACGATCATGCAGCACCACCCGCACGCCACCGTGCTGCTCGACGAGGCCGCGGCCTCCCAGCTCGAGCACGTGGACTACTACCGGGAGACCTACGCGGCGAAGCCTGCGTGGCAGGGCCTGTAG
- a CDS encoding nicotinate phosphoribosyltransferase, producing the protein MSRATTALLTDRYELTMLEASLQSGAAHRRSVFEVFARRLSGGRRYGVVAGTGRVLDAIASFTFSGAEIDWLREMGVVSGETLDYLAGYRFSGDVLGYGEGECFFPGSPILTVRGTFAEAVLLETVVLSVLNHDSAVAAAASRMTTAAHGRPCLEMGARRTHEEAAVAAARAAVVGGFAGTSVLEAGRTYGIPTIGTAAHSFTLVHDDEEAAFDAQVRAMGPGTTLLVDTYDVERGVERAVAAARRHGGELGAVRLDSGDLVAQAFTVRRQLDELGATTTRITVTSDLDEYAIAALGAAPVDAYGVGTKLVTGSGLPTAELVYKLVEREGADGRMVDVAKASASKATVGGFKVAGRVFSNGVAQEELVVGCEDEATGVRVLEEHGARGLQLPLVRQGVIADEHRGPGAVAAAAERHVASRAALPYEGWRLSEGEPAIPTRHVIA; encoded by the coding sequence ATGTCACGCGCGACCACCGCACTGCTCACCGACCGCTACGAGCTGACGATGCTCGAGGCCTCCCTCCAGTCCGGTGCCGCGCACCGGCGTAGCGTCTTCGAGGTCTTCGCCCGCCGGCTCTCCGGCGGGCGCAGGTACGGCGTCGTCGCGGGCACCGGCCGGGTCCTCGACGCCATCGCCTCCTTCACCTTCTCCGGCGCGGAGATCGACTGGCTGCGCGAGATGGGCGTCGTCAGCGGCGAGACCCTCGACTACCTCGCCGGCTACCGCTTCTCCGGGGACGTCCTCGGCTACGGCGAGGGGGAGTGCTTCTTCCCCGGGTCCCCGATCCTCACCGTGCGCGGCACCTTCGCCGAGGCAGTCCTGCTCGAGACGGTCGTGCTCTCGGTGCTCAACCACGACTCCGCCGTCGCGGCTGCGGCCTCGCGGATGACCACCGCCGCCCACGGCCGGCCCTGCCTGGAGATGGGGGCTCGCCGCACCCACGAGGAGGCCGCCGTCGCGGCTGCGCGCGCCGCCGTCGTCGGGGGGTTCGCCGGCACGAGCGTCCTCGAGGCGGGCCGCACCTACGGCATCCCGACGATCGGGACCGCCGCACACTCCTTCACCCTCGTCCACGACGACGAGGAGGCCGCCTTCGACGCCCAGGTGCGGGCGATGGGGCCGGGCACGACGCTGCTCGTCGACACCTACGACGTCGAGCGCGGTGTCGAGCGCGCGGTGGCCGCCGCCCGTCGCCACGGCGGGGAGCTCGGCGCGGTGCGCCTCGACTCCGGTGACCTCGTCGCCCAGGCGTTCACCGTGCGCCGCCAGCTCGACGAGCTCGGCGCGACGACGACGCGCATCACCGTGACCTCCGACCTCGACGAGTACGCCATCGCCGCCCTCGGCGCCGCGCCGGTGGACGCCTACGGGGTGGGCACCAAGCTCGTCACCGGCTCCGGGCTGCCGACCGCCGAGCTCGTCTACAAGCTCGTCGAGCGCGAGGGCGCCGACGGACGGATGGTCGACGTCGCCAAGGCCTCGGCCTCCAAGGCGACCGTCGGCGGCTTCAAGGTCGCCGGGCGCGTCTTCTCCAACGGCGTGGCCCAGGAGGAGCTCGTCGTCGGGTGCGAGGACGAGGCCACCGGGGTGCGGGTGCTGGAGGAGCACGGGGCGCGCGGGCTGCAGCTCCCGCTCGTGCGACAGGGCGTCATCGCCGACGAGCACCGTGGACCGGGTGCCGTCGCGGCCGCCGCCGAGCGGCACGTCGCCTCGCGGGCCGCGCTGCCCTACGAGGGCTGGCGGCTGAGCGAGGGTGAACCGGCGATCCCGACCCGCCACGTCATCGCCTGA
- a CDS encoding DEAD/DEAH box helicase — protein sequence MSTAAAEHLSPAYPARAAWGTASRLRAWQAEALQTYLDEDPRDFLAVATPGAGKTTFALRVATELLSRREVTAVTVVAPTEHLKGQWAEAAARVGIQLDPAFRNAQERHGASFDGVALTYAQVAANPDLHRRRTTAEQTLVILDEVHHGGDALSWGDGIRLAFEPARRRLALTGTPFRSDTAAIPFVTYERDADGVRRSRADYSYGYADALRDGVVRPVIFLSYSGQMRWRTRAGDEVSASLGEPLTKDLIGQAWRTALDPSGDWIPAVLAAADRRLTEVRRGVPDAGGLVIATDQTKARAYAKVLHEVTGEMPVVVLSDDDGASARIDEFSAGDQRWMIAVRMVSEGVDVPRLAVGVYATSSATPLFFAQAIGRFVRARRRGETASVFLPSVPVLLELAAQLEVERDHALDRVLTSEEKGDYFTPEDALVAAANREEKASDDLMLPGFEALDAQASFDRVLFDGGEFGTGAEVGSIEEEEYLGLPGLLEPEQVHTLLRQRQAEQVKQQKRQAAARVQREDNAGISDHKRRAALRKELSGLVSAWSRRSNKPHAVIHTELRERCGGPEVPLASIEEIEARIAQLRNWFVGRK from the coding sequence GTGTCGACCGCTGCCGCGGAGCACCTCTCGCCCGCCTACCCCGCGCGGGCTGCGTGGGGGACCGCCTCGCGGCTGCGTGCCTGGCAGGCCGAGGCACTGCAGACCTACCTCGACGAGGACCCCCGCGACTTCCTCGCCGTCGCGACCCCCGGGGCCGGAAAGACGACCTTCGCCCTGCGGGTGGCCACCGAGCTGCTCTCCCGGCGCGAGGTCACCGCGGTCACCGTCGTCGCGCCCACCGAGCACCTCAAGGGCCAGTGGGCGGAGGCGGCGGCCCGCGTCGGCATCCAGCTCGACCCGGCCTTCCGCAACGCCCAGGAGCGTCACGGCGCGTCCTTCGACGGCGTTGCGCTCACCTACGCGCAAGTCGCCGCCAACCCCGACCTGCACCGCCGCCGCACGACCGCCGAGCAGACGCTCGTCATCCTCGACGAGGTGCACCACGGCGGGGACGCGCTGAGCTGGGGCGACGGCATCCGCCTCGCCTTCGAGCCGGCCCGCCGGCGTCTGGCGCTCACCGGCACCCCGTTCCGCTCGGACACCGCGGCCATCCCGTTCGTCACCTACGAGCGCGACGCCGACGGCGTGCGCCGCTCGCGGGCGGACTACTCCTACGGCTACGCCGACGCCCTGCGCGACGGCGTCGTGCGCCCGGTGATCTTCCTGTCCTACTCCGGCCAGATGCGCTGGCGTACCCGGGCGGGGGACGAGGTGAGCGCGAGCCTGGGCGAGCCGCTCACCAAGGACCTCATCGGCCAGGCCTGGCGCACGGCCCTGGACCCGTCCGGCGACTGGATCCCCGCGGTCCTCGCCGCCGCCGACCGCCGCCTCACCGAGGTGCGCCGCGGCGTGCCCGACGCCGGCGGCCTCGTCATCGCCACCGACCAGACCAAGGCCCGCGCCTACGCCAAGGTGCTCCACGAGGTCACCGGCGAGATGCCCGTCGTCGTCCTGTCCGACGACGACGGCGCCTCCGCCCGCATCGACGAGTTCTCGGCCGGCGACCAGCGCTGGATGATCGCCGTGCGCATGGTGTCCGAGGGCGTGGACGTGCCCCGTCTCGCCGTCGGTGTCTACGCCACCTCCAGCGCCACGCCGCTGTTCTTCGCGCAGGCGATCGGCCGCTTCGTGCGCGCCCGGCGCCGCGGGGAGACGGCCTCGGTGTTCCTGCCGAGCGTGCCGGTCCTGCTCGAGCTCGCCGCGCAGCTGGAGGTGGAGCGCGACCACGCGCTGGACCGCGTGCTCACCTCGGAGGAGAAGGGGGACTACTTCACCCCGGAGGACGCGCTCGTCGCGGCCGCCAACCGGGAGGAGAAGGCGAGCGACGACCTCATGCTCCCGGGGTTCGAGGCCCTGGACGCCCAGGCGTCCTTCGACCGCGTCCTGTTCGACGGCGGCGAGTTCGGCACCGGTGCGGAGGTCGGCTCGATCGAGGAGGAGGAGTACCTCGGTCTGCCGGGCCTGCTCGAGCCCGAGCAGGTCCACACCCTCCTGCGTCAGCGTCAGGCCGAGCAGGTCAAGCAGCAGAAGCGCCAGGCGGCCGCCCGGGTGCAGCGTGAGGACAACGCCGGAATCTCCGACCACAAGCGTCGTGCGGCGCTGCGCAAGGAGCTGTCGGGCCTGGTGTCGGCGTGGTCGCGGCGCAGCAACAAGCCGCACGCCGTCATCCACACCGAGCTGCGCGAACGCTGCGGAGGCCCGGAGGTGCCCCTCGCGAGCATCGAGGAGATCGAGGCCCGCATCGCCCAGCTGCGCAACTGGTTCGTCGGCCGCAAGTAG
- a CDS encoding DUF3039 domain-containing protein: MSSTEPPSQPSEPSTSSGTSVLEREEVREQEPGDNDRYAHYVKKDKIMSSALSGQPVVALCGKVWTPGRDPKKYPVCPTCKEIYESLQGDAGSSGRGRFGGFGRGGRGSGGSGE, encoded by the coding sequence ATGAGTTCCACCGAGCCCCCGAGCCAGCCGAGCGAGCCGTCGACGTCGTCGGGAACGAGCGTCCTCGAGCGCGAGGAGGTCCGCGAGCAGGAGCCCGGTGACAACGACCGCTACGCCCACTACGTGAAGAAGGACAAGATCATGTCCTCCGCGCTGTCCGGGCAGCCGGTCGTGGCGCTGTGCGGCAAGGTGTGGACCCCCGGCCGGGACCCCAAGAAGTACCCCGTGTGCCCCACGTGCAAGGAGATCTACGAGAGCCTCCAGGGCGACGCCGGCTCCTCGGGACGCGGCCGCTTCGGCGGCTTCGGACGCGGCGGCCGCGGCTCCGGCGGAAGCGGAGAGTGA
- a CDS encoding Rossmann-fold NAD(P)-binding domain-containing protein, translated as MRRVLVLGGTAWLGREVARVALAAGAEVVCLARGVSGTVPDGARLVVADRTRPGAYADLDGEWDDVVELAYEPEPVESALAALAGRARHWTLVSSVSVYRDNDAPGADEGAAVVDPVDLTDYAQAKVAAERATAAALGERLHVVRPGLIVGPGDPSDRFGYWPARLLRGGQVLTPTLAGRHVQVIDVADLAAWIVTAGLRGAGGVVDAVGHSHPLTDVLAEIAAAAGVDGVRVPAEDEWLLARGVRHWAGPRSLPLWLPPDMGGMMQRSNAAYLAAGGSVRPLADTIARVLDDERERGLDRPRRSGLTAEEEHSLLADLATP; from the coding sequence GTGAGACGCGTCCTGGTCCTCGGTGGCACCGCCTGGCTCGGCCGGGAGGTCGCTCGCGTCGCCCTCGCCGCGGGAGCCGAGGTCGTCTGTCTGGCACGCGGCGTGTCGGGCACCGTCCCCGACGGCGCGCGACTCGTCGTCGCGGACCGCACCCGACCGGGCGCGTACGCGGACCTCGACGGCGAGTGGGACGACGTCGTCGAGCTCGCCTACGAGCCGGAGCCGGTCGAGTCGGCGCTCGCCGCCCTCGCCGGCCGGGCGCGCCACTGGACGCTCGTCTCGAGCGTCTCCGTCTACCGCGACAACGACGCGCCGGGCGCGGACGAGGGCGCCGCCGTCGTCGACCCGGTCGACCTCACGGACTACGCCCAGGCCAAGGTGGCCGCCGAGCGCGCCACCGCCGCTGCTCTCGGGGAGCGGCTCCACGTCGTGCGCCCCGGCCTCATCGTCGGCCCGGGCGACCCCAGCGACCGCTTCGGCTACTGGCCCGCGCGCCTGCTGCGCGGTGGCCAGGTGCTCACCCCGACCCTCGCGGGACGGCACGTCCAGGTCATCGACGTCGCCGACCTCGCGGCGTGGATCGTCACGGCCGGGCTGCGCGGCGCGGGCGGCGTCGTCGACGCCGTCGGCCACAGCCACCCGCTCACCGACGTACTCGCCGAGATCGCCGCGGCCGCCGGCGTCGACGGCGTCCGTGTCCCTGCCGAGGACGAGTGGCTCCTCGCCCGCGGCGTCCGCCACTGGGCCGGCCCACGGTCACTGCCGCTGTGGCTGCCGCCGGACATGGGCGGGATGATGCAGCGCAGCAACGCCGCCTACCTCGCCGCCGGCGGCAGCGTCCGTCCGCTCGCGGACACCATCGCGCGCGTGCTCGACGACGAACGCGAGCGGGGCCTCGACCGCCCGCGCCGCTCCGGGCTGACGGCGGAGGAGGAACACAGCCTGCTGGCGGATCTCGCCACGCCCTGA
- a CDS encoding HU family DNA-binding protein, producing MSVNRTELVAAVAERSSLTKSQADAALSALQDVLVESVSKGEAVKITGLLSVERVERAARTGRNPQTGAEIQIPAGYGVKISAGSALKKAVSNK from the coding sequence ATGTCCGTCAACCGCACCGAGCTCGTCGCCGCTGTGGCCGAGCGCTCCTCGCTCACCAAGTCCCAGGCCGACGCTGCTCTGTCGGCCCTGCAGGACGTGCTTGTCGAGTCCGTCAGCAAGGGCGAGGCCGTCAAGATCACGGGCCTGCTGTCCGTCGAGCGTGTCGAGCGCGCCGCGCGCACCGGCCGCAACCCGCAGACCGGCGCCGAGATCCAGATCCCGGCCGGCTACGGCGTCAAGATCTCCGCGGGCAGCGCCCTGAAGAAGGCCGTCTCCAACAAGTGA
- the clpS gene encoding ATP-dependent Clp protease adapter ClpS codes for MVAATTPGPVTVPGQTEEHEQALDPARPWRTVVWNDPVNLMSYVTYVFRTYFGYPEPRARELMLQVHHDGRAVVAEGAREKMEVHVQAMHSYGLWATLEPEGGA; via the coding sequence ATGGTGGCAGCGACGACGCCCGGACCCGTCACGGTGCCCGGGCAGACCGAGGAGCACGAGCAGGCGCTCGACCCCGCACGACCCTGGCGCACCGTGGTCTGGAACGACCCGGTCAACCTCATGAGCTACGTGACCTACGTGTTCCGCACGTACTTCGGCTACCCCGAGCCCCGCGCCCGCGAGCTCATGCTCCAGGTCCACCACGACGGGCGCGCCGTCGTCGCCGAGGGCGCCCGGGAGAAGATGGAGGTCCACGTGCAGGCGATGCACTCCTACGGGCTGTGGGCCACCCTCGAGCCCGAGGGGGGCGCCTGA
- a CDS encoding DUF2017 domain-containing protein, whose product MRAFLAVPGGWACELEPAELRIISRIVADTAELLGSHIEEEDDAEHASEEDAVLAALDWDPAAGQPPRDPALARLLPPASREDEQLAAELRRLTESSLRATKVDHLRVVHAGLRTSSGVVVVRAGQERAWLSALTDLRLVLAARLGIETDEDAERVYDRAGTEAPTTPRDELDAALTSLYAALTWWQESLLEAMSGGPR is encoded by the coding sequence ATGCGCGCGTTCCTCGCCGTCCCCGGCGGGTGGGCCTGCGAGCTCGAGCCCGCCGAGCTGCGGATCATCAGCCGCATCGTCGCCGACACCGCCGAGCTCCTCGGCTCGCACATCGAGGAGGAGGACGACGCCGAGCACGCCTCCGAGGAGGACGCCGTCCTCGCCGCCCTCGACTGGGACCCTGCCGCCGGACAGCCGCCCCGCGACCCCGCGCTCGCGCGGCTGCTGCCCCCGGCGAGCCGGGAGGACGAGCAGCTCGCCGCGGAGCTGCGCAGGCTCACCGAGAGCTCGCTGCGGGCGACGAAGGTGGACCACCTGCGGGTGGTCCACGCCGGCCTGCGGACGAGCTCCGGCGTCGTCGTCGTGCGCGCCGGGCAGGAGCGGGCCTGGCTCTCCGCCCTCACCGACCTGCGCCTCGTCCTCGCCGCACGCCTGGGCATCGAGACCGACGAGGACGCCGAGCGCGTCTACGACCGTGCAGGCACCGAGGCGCCCACCACGCCGCGTGACGAGCTCGACGCCGCCCTCACGAGCCTGTACGCCGCCCTCACCTGGTGGCAGGAGTCACTGCTCGAGGCCATGTCGGGCGGGCCCCGATGA
- a CDS encoding aminoglycoside 3'-phosphotransferase, translated as MSNRAADVSPGGPPGLAGPPGGDVRVPRAVVDLAGGEQVVPVWRNELGGLTFRLGAGRFVKWVARGTQGLDLAAEAERLRWAAPFAAVPRVLESGRDDDGTWLVTAALPGESAVRWTHDPRTAARALGEGLARLHAALPVAHCPFRWAVEDRVSRAGQRLAAGHGPEAWFPEHRHLSPEDALALLAQPPAPVRTVVCHGDPCVPNTLLAADGSVVGVVDLGSLGVADPWADLAVAAWSTEWNFGPGYAREVYAAYGTAPDEERIAYYRLLWDLT; from the coding sequence ATGTCGAACCGTGCGGCGGACGTCTCCCCCGGCGGGCCCCCTGGGCTGGCCGGGCCGCCGGGTGGGGACGTGCGCGTCCCGCGCGCCGTCGTCGACCTCGCGGGGGGCGAGCAGGTGGTCCCGGTGTGGCGCAACGAGCTCGGCGGCCTGACGTTCCGGCTCGGCGCCGGGCGGTTCGTCAAGTGGGTCGCCCGCGGCACGCAGGGCCTGGACCTCGCCGCCGAGGCCGAGCGCCTGCGGTGGGCCGCACCGTTCGCGGCCGTGCCGCGCGTGCTGGAGAGCGGGAGGGACGACGACGGCACCTGGCTCGTCACCGCGGCCCTCCCCGGTGAGTCCGCCGTCCGCTGGACGCACGACCCGCGCACCGCGGCCCGCGCCCTCGGTGAGGGGCTGGCACGGCTCCACGCCGCACTGCCGGTGGCCCACTGCCCGTTCAGGTGGGCGGTGGAGGACCGGGTCTCCAGGGCGGGGCAGCGGCTCGCCGCGGGCCACGGCCCGGAGGCGTGGTTCCCCGAGCACCGCCACCTGTCCCCGGAGGACGCGCTCGCGCTGCTCGCGCAGCCGCCCGCCCCGGTCCGCACGGTCGTGTGCCACGGCGACCCGTGCGTCCCGAACACGCTGCTCGCCGCGGACGGCTCCGTCGTGGGCGTGGTCGACCTCGGCTCGCTCGGGGTCGCCGACCCGTGGGCCGACCTCGCGGTGGCCGCGTGGAGCACGGAGTGGAACTTCGGCCCGGGGTACGCCCGCGAGGTCTACGCCGCGTACGGCACGGCCCCCGACGAGGAGCGCATCGCCTACTACCGCCTGCTGTGGGACCTCACCTGA